The following nucleotide sequence is from Micromonospora sp. WMMD1120.
GGCCTCGCCGGTGTCCTCTTCGGGCTGCACGGTGGTCGTCTGCACGACCGCGGCTGGTCCCTTCCCGCAACCGGTGTGGCCTGGGTTGTCGCCCTCTGCGCCTTCGTCGTCGCGGCGTTCGCCGGCCGGTCCGTGGTGCTCGTCGTCACGGCGATCGTCCTGGTCGACGTCGCCCTGCAGACGCAGGCACTGCTCAACCGGGCGCGACTGTTCGCCCTCTCGGACGAGGCTCGCAGCCGACTCAACACGGCACTGGGCGTCGGCAACTTCCTCGGCGGCGCGATCGGCTCCGCCGCCGCGACAGCGCTCTGGTCCGCTGGTGGTCGGACGGCGGTCACGGCGGCCGGCGCGGCGCTCTGCGGATTCGCGCTCACCGTGTGGGCGCTGGGGCGTCGAGGGCCACTCGTGCCGACCGGGCGCCGAGTGGCCCCGTCCGGAACCGGCTAGTAGGTGAAGGTCCAGAGGAAGTAGAAGCCGGGAGCGGTGGGGTTGTACTGGCGGTACTCGCAGTAGTACCAGCTCCACTGCCCGGTCTGGACGCCCTCGCTGCCGTAGCTGTTGCAGAACTGGCCGTCGTAGTAGACGCCGCGCAGCGTGCCGCCGGGCGGGTCGGCCGCGGCCGGGGTGGCGCCGACCCCGACCAGCCCGCCCAGGGCGAGAGCCGCGCCCGCCACCACTGTCGCCCATCTGCGTCCGCGCATGAATGCCTCCTTCACCACCGCCCTCGGCGTACGACGGCTGCCCGTCGAACCGGGAACGGACATCGAAGTTCGTGAAAGTCAGGCTGTCACGGGGCGTGCGCGTCCCGACTCCCGACAACAGGCGGCGCCGCCGCGATGATCCGCCAACGCGGTCTCCGTCGAACGGGCAACCGCCCTGACCGGACGGCACGTCGTTCGGGCCTGACTAATGTCACGGCCGCCTGTGCGCCGCGCATCGAACGTCGTGACTAAGTGCACTGGAGCGGACTGCGTCCCGTCGATGAGACTCGATGCAACGCCGGAACACGAGCCGGCCGAGTGCGAGAGGCGGCGAGACGGTGGACGAACGCTACGACAGCTACTGCGCCGCGGATCGGCTGTTCTACGACTCGCTCGGCAGCGCCGTCGCGCAGCCCGTCTTCCCGGCGGCCGAGCGGCAGGTGCCGACCGGCTGGCGTCGTGAGCCGCTCGACGACTGGCTGATCTACGCCCCGGACGGTGGCTCACTGCCCCAGCAGGGCTGGAAGATCCACATCTCGGCGGGCCTGGCGAACGCGGAGCGCGTGCTGGACGCCGTCTGGGACTACTGCGTCCCGCGCGGCCTGTCCTTCAAGTTCCTCATCGGGCCGCGCACGTTGCTCCTGCGCAACTCGAAGTACGCCGCCCGGGCCGCCAGCGGCAAGTTCATCACCGTCTACCCGCGCGACGACGCCGAGCTGGAGCTGACCTGCAAGGAGCTCGACGAGCTGCTCGCCGGTGAGACCGGGCCGTACGTCCTCAGCGACCTCCGCTACGGCAACGGCCCGGTCTACGTGCGCTACGGCGGCTTCGCCGCCCGCTACTGTCACTCCGCCGACGGTCAGGTCGTGCCGGCCATCGAGGACGACTCCGGGGTGCTGGTCCCGGACCGCCGTGAGCCGGTCTTCCACGTGCCCTCCTGGGTCACCCTGCCGGACTTCCTCGGCCCGCACCTGGCCGCCCGCAACGACACCAGCACCAACGAGGTGCCGTACCGGATCGAGCGGGTGATCCACTTCTCCAACGGCGGTGGCCTGTACGTGGGCAGGGACCTGCGTACCGGTGTCGAGGTGGTGTTGAAGGAGGCCCGGCCGCACGCCGGCCTGGACGCCGACGGCACCGACGCCGTCGCCCGGCTGGCCCGCGAGGCGGCGGCCCTGCGGCAACTCGCCGACCTGCCGCAGGTGCCCAGGGTGCACGACGAGTTCAGCCTCGGCGAGCACCGGTTCCTCGCGCTCGAGTTCGTCGAGGGCCGACCACTGAACAAGGTGCTCGTCGACAGGTATCCGCTCATCGACGCCGACGCGACAGACGACGACCGGGCGGCGTACGTGCGCTGGGCCCGGCACATCCACCAGCAGGTGGAGACCGTCGTCACGGCGATCCACGAGCGCGGCCTGGTCTACGGGGACCTGCACCTGTTCAACATCATGGTCCGACCGGACGACCGGATCGCCCTGGTGGACTTCGAGGTGGCCGCCCCGATCGCCGACCACCGGCGTCCCGGCCTGCGCAACCAGGGCTTCGCGGCGCCACGCGACCGGACCGGGCCGGCCGTCGACAGGTACGCCCTGGCGTGTCTGCGGCTGGCGTTGTTCCTCCCGCTGACCCAGTTGGTGCGGCTCGCCCCGACCAAGGTCGCGCACCTAGCCGACATCA
It contains:
- the lanKC gene encoding class III lanthionine synthetase LanKC is translated as MDERYDSYCAADRLFYDSLGSAVAQPVFPAAERQVPTGWRREPLDDWLIYAPDGGSLPQQGWKIHISAGLANAERVLDAVWDYCVPRGLSFKFLIGPRTLLLRNSKYAARAASGKFITVYPRDDAELELTCKELDELLAGETGPYVLSDLRYGNGPVYVRYGGFAARYCHSADGQVVPAIEDDSGVLVPDRREPVFHVPSWVTLPDFLGPHLAARNDTSTNEVPYRIERVIHFSNGGGLYVGRDLRTGVEVVLKEARPHAGLDADGTDAVARLAREAAALRQLADLPQVPRVHDEFSLGEHRFLALEFVEGRPLNKVLVDRYPLIDADATDDDRAAYVRWARHIHQQVETVVTAIHERGLVYGDLHLFNIMVRPDDRIALVDFEVAAPIADHRRPGLRNQGFAAPRDRTGPAVDRYALACLRLALFLPLTQLVRLAPTKVAHLADIIAANFPVPRSFLTPAVEEITGGTPEPEDQGEILDARDWPATRDRLATAIVASATPERTDRLFPGDIEQFRSGGLNLAHGAAGVLYALDRSGAGRWPDHEDWLVRRATAPPSGTRCGFYDGLHGVAYALEHLGRRQDALDVLDICLREPVDGLDHSLASGLSGVALNLAEMAARTGETRLRDAAWRVAERVIDQLAEDPGPDISGGRNPYAGLTRGRTGPALLLLRLYELSGDDGLLEHAATALRQDLRRCVLRPDGALEVNEGWRTMPYLAHGSVGIGLVLDQYLRHRADDRFAEASAGIRRAARSPFYAQSGLFAGRAGIIAYLAASTDDADRRELAAQVDRLNWHALPYRDGIAFPGEQLLRLSMDFGTGTAGVLYALACARSDEPPVLPFLAPLPGAHRLPRDRGGDVIGERKEGR